The following are encoded in a window of Candidatus Cloacimonadota bacterium genomic DNA:
- a CDS encoding amidohydrolase family protein, producing the protein MKLFYNAHFWINGAFDDTVKGVLTKDGKIADILWSDLNAYSNVEHIDLMGCFMFPGFIDTHTHSFEGGLYSLMIDLNEATCIRDVLDMIA; encoded by the coding sequence ATGAAGTTGTTTTACAATGCCCACTTCTGGATAAATGGAGCATTTGACGATACCGTTAAGGGGGTATTGACAAAAGACGGCAAAATAGCTGATATATTATGGTCAGATTTGAACGCTTATTCAAATGTAGAGCATATAGACTTAATGGGCTGTTTTATGTTCCCCGGATTTATTGATACTCATACCCACAGCTTTGAGGGTGGATTATACTCTCTGATGATAGATCTTAATGAAGCCACTTGCATCAGAGATGTATTGGATATGATTGC